A genome region from Thermococcus gorgonarius includes the following:
- the fdhF gene encoding formate dehydrogenase subunit alpha translates to MPMAEKLVPVVCPWCSVGCRFYAVSANGYIRRIEFDYDHPTIANRGKLCPKGVASYQFINSPKRLKKPLRRVGEKGEGKFEEISWEEAYKIIASKIREIKETYGPEAIAFLGSEKITLEENYLVHKLSKAIGTNHLDFPGRYCQYSNSPARTMVFGSAAATNPFEDIAKAELIVIWGHNPAETAPVLFGQYIEKALDNGAEMVVIDPRSTRGHKYASLHLKPYPGTDLAIALAMLNVVITEELYDKEFVQERTTGFEGLKESVKDYTPEWAEKISGVPAEEIRKVARLIATKRTAFLVNEGMNQHVNGLNTAIAIANLIAITGNIGKEGVWSGVFPGAQCGFCAAMSGIAPNKLPTGKLVTDEAAREELERLWGFPIPDWIGLDLTTMVREIGNKIRMMYIVGGNIAKSMPNSGWVREQLKKLDFLVVQDIFLTETAMYADIVLPAAAWFEKTGTAISAERRVQRTYKAAEAPGEAKPDWLIIVELAKELGLGEYFKYEHPDEVLREINKVIPVFKGATPEYLAEHPEGCFFPCSEPGEGTKILFKNGFKTPDGKAHLQPVDWREPPEMPDEEYPFWLTNFRLVGHWHTGTMSFESPSLQKRWPEEYVMINPKDAKTLGIKSGDLVKVSTRRGSILVRAEVTEHIREGVIAMPWHWQANFLTLDEINEKTKMAELKAVAAKVEKVEE, encoded by the coding sequence ATGCCCATGGCAGAGAAGTTAGTACCTGTTGTATGCCCATGGTGTTCCGTGGGCTGCCGTTTCTACGCGGTCAGTGCCAACGGATACATCAGGAGAATAGAGTTCGACTACGACCATCCAACGATAGCAAACAGGGGTAAGCTCTGCCCCAAGGGAGTAGCTTCCTACCAGTTCATCAACAGTCCGAAGAGGCTTAAGAAGCCCCTCAGGCGCGTCGGCGAGAAGGGTGAAGGAAAGTTCGAGGAGATAAGCTGGGAAGAGGCCTACAAGATAATCGCCAGCAAGATTAGGGAGATAAAGGAAACCTACGGCCCGGAGGCGATAGCCTTCCTCGGGAGCGAAAAGATAACCCTTGAGGAGAACTACCTCGTCCACAAGCTTTCCAAGGCTATAGGAACCAACCACCTCGACTTCCCTGGACGGTACTGCCAGTACTCGAATAGCCCCGCAAGGACCATGGTGTTTGGAAGTGCCGCTGCCACAAACCCCTTCGAGGACATAGCCAAGGCTGAGCTGATAGTCATATGGGGTCACAACCCGGCCGAGACGGCTCCGGTTCTCTTCGGGCAGTACATCGAAAAGGCCCTTGACAACGGTGCCGAGATGGTTGTTATTGACCCGCGCTCAACTAGGGGTCACAAGTACGCCTCGCTCCACCTCAAGCCCTATCCGGGAACGGACCTGGCAATAGCGCTCGCCATGCTTAACGTGGTTATAACCGAGGAGCTCTACGACAAAGAGTTCGTCCAGGAGAGAACTACCGGGTTTGAAGGGCTCAAGGAGTCGGTCAAGGATTACACCCCTGAGTGGGCCGAGAAGATAAGCGGTGTCCCGGCCGAGGAGATAAGGAAGGTTGCGAGGCTTATCGCAACGAAGAGAACTGCTTTCCTCGTCAATGAGGGTATGAACCAGCACGTTAACGGTCTGAACACTGCCATTGCCATAGCCAACCTCATAGCGATAACCGGTAACATCGGCAAGGAGGGCGTCTGGAGCGGTGTCTTCCCCGGAGCGCAGTGCGGTTTCTGTGCCGCCATGAGCGGTATAGCTCCAAACAAGCTCCCGACCGGGAAACTCGTCACGGATGAGGCAGCGAGGGAGGAGCTTGAGAGGCTATGGGGCTTCCCGATTCCCGACTGGATTGGCCTCGACCTGACAACGATGGTCAGGGAGATAGGCAACAAGATACGCATGATGTACATCGTTGGCGGCAACATCGCCAAGTCAATGCCCAACAGTGGGTGGGTGAGGGAACAGCTCAAGAAGCTCGACTTCCTCGTTGTTCAGGACATATTCCTTACTGAGACGGCCATGTACGCGGACATAGTTCTTCCGGCTGCTGCCTGGTTCGAGAAGACTGGAACTGCAATAAGCGCTGAAAGAAGAGTTCAGAGAACCTACAAGGCAGCAGAAGCACCGGGAGAGGCCAAGCCTGACTGGCTCATCATCGTGGAGCTTGCCAAGGAGCTAGGCCTGGGTGAGTACTTCAAATACGAACACCCGGACGAGGTACTCAGGGAAATCAATAAGGTTATACCCGTTTTCAAGGGGGCAACGCCGGAGTATCTCGCGGAGCACCCCGAAGGATGCTTCTTCCCCTGCAGCGAGCCTGGCGAAGGCACCAAGATTCTCTTCAAGAATGGCTTCAAGACGCCCGACGGAAAGGCCCACCTTCAGCCGGTGGACTGGCGCGAGCCACCGGAGATGCCTGACGAGGAGTATCCGTTCTGGCTCACCAACTTCAGACTCGTTGGACACTGGCACACGGGAACCATGTCCTTTGAGAGCCCGAGCCTGCAGAAGCGCTGGCCCGAGGAGTACGTCATGATCAACCCGAAGGACGCCAAGACACTTGGCATAAAGAGCGGCGATCTCGTGAAGGTCTCAACGAGGCGCGGAAGCATTCTCGTTAGGGCAGAGGTCACCGAGCACATCAGGGAAGGGGTCATAGCGATGCCATGGCACTGGCAGGCCAATTTCCTCACGCTGGACGAAATAAACGAGAAGACCAAGATGGCCGAGCTGAAGGCCGTCGCCGCTAAGGTCGAGAAGGTGGAGGAGTGA
- a CDS encoding 4Fe-4S dicluster domain-containing protein, with protein sequence MAHKKIFLDYKRCIGCKACEVACEMTHGEARIKVFEFPDLFTVPFNCRHCEKAPCLNVCPTGALFRDEDGAVAFDPLKCIGCLMCAVACPFGVPKLDEENKIMDKCDLCADRREEGLLPACVSACPTEALKFGEINEVLWNREGKIVANLKSSAEKGEGEEAYLIL encoded by the coding sequence ATGGCCCACAAGAAGATCTTCCTCGATTATAAGCGCTGCATTGGCTGTAAGGCCTGTGAAGTGGCCTGTGAAATGACCCACGGCGAGGCAAGGATCAAGGTCTTCGAGTTCCCAGACCTCTTCACGGTTCCGTTCAACTGCCGCCACTGTGAAAAGGCACCGTGTCTCAACGTCTGCCCAACTGGAGCACTCTTCAGGGACGAGGACGGGGCGGTTGCCTTCGACCCGCTCAAGTGTATCGGCTGTCTCATGTGTGCCGTTGCCTGTCCCTTCGGAGTTCCCAAGCTGGACGAGGAGAACAAGATCATGGACAAGTGCGACCTCTGTGCCGACAGGAGGGAGGAGGGCCTTCTCCCGGCCTGTGTATCCGCCTGCCCAACTGAGGCCCTTAAGTTCGGCGAGATAAACGAGGTGCTCTGGAACAGGGAGGGGAAGATAGTCGCCAACCTCAAGAGCTCAGCGGAGAAGGGTGAGGGCGAAGAAGCCTACCTCATCCTCTGA
- a CDS encoding HypC/HybG/HupF family hydrogenase formation chaperone, whose amino-acid sequence MCLATVAKVLEVNPEKGTAWVDFGGVKREARIDLMPDVKVGEYVLIHTGFIIERVDEKTAKEILNAWEEVFKVEEDAIGGYYYPGD is encoded by the coding sequence ATGTGTCTCGCAACGGTTGCGAAGGTGCTTGAGGTGAACCCCGAGAAGGGAACCGCATGGGTTGACTTCGGGGGAGTTAAGAGAGAGGCCAGGATAGACCTGATGCCCGACGTTAAAGTTGGAGAATACGTCCTGATACACACGGGCTTCATTATCGAGCGCGTTGACGAAAAGACAGCCAAAGAAATCCTGAACGCGTGGGAAGAAGTCTTCAAGGTCGAAGAGGACGCGATAGGCGGCTACTACTACCCGGGTGATTGA
- a CDS encoding HEPN domain-containing protein, with the protein MSRYEDMIKKAEESLEAAKTLLKKGFYGFALSRAYYTMFYCAEAILLTKGISASKHFTVIALLGKEFVKTGEVPHKFFTHLRTAFNLRQTADYSFVVDITEGGGMWEYQTRRGISRLYR; encoded by the coding sequence ATGAGCAGATATGAGGACATGATAAAAAAGGCCGAGGAGAGTCTTGAAGCAGCCAAAACCTTGCTGAAAAAGGGTTTCTATGGTTTTGCACTTTCGAGGGCATACTACACCATGTTCTACTGTGCCGAGGCAATTCTACTCACAAAAGGCATAAGTGCTTCCAAGCATTTCACAGTGATAGCACTCCTCGGCAAGGAGTTCGTTAAGACTGGTGAAGTCCCTCACAAATTTTTTACTCACTTGAGAACTGCCTTTAACCTGAGACAGACCGCGGATTACTCTTTTGTTGTTGATATCACCGAGGGGGGAGGCATGTGGGAATATCAGACGCGCCGAGGAATTTCTCGGCTTTACCGTTGA
- a CDS encoding TetR/AcrR family transcriptional regulator, with translation MSTKSPGKTREKLVSAAMELFAKKGFDKTTVDEIVAKAGVAKGTFYLYFKSKDDLIKELAFEVMPIMAMPSLNDPYITLSYPTLESYLLQLGKEFLDFYSENYRADIFFHMLSVRRRMKSLNEIYSQSCSELLREGARRITAYVKVGFEDALIAFQMFLASLMHYLHAGDCLGFSREHYLKKVISAVIHHLKLSASV, from the coding sequence ATGTCCACCAAGTCTCCTGGGAAGACGCGGGAAAAGCTCGTCTCGGCGGCAATGGAGCTTTTTGCAAAGAAAGGCTTTGACAAGACTACCGTGGATGAGATAGTGGCCAAAGCGGGCGTTGCTAAAGGCACTTTTTACCTCTATTTCAAGAGTAAAGACGACCTTATCAAGGAGCTTGCCTTCGAGGTTATGCCGATAATGGCCATGCCATCTTTAAATGACCCTTACATAACCCTCAGCTACCCCACCCTTGAGAGTTACCTCCTCCAGCTCGGGAAGGAGTTCCTCGACTTTTACTCCGAGAACTATCGAGCTGATATATTCTTCCACATGCTTTCTGTGAGGAGAAGGATGAAGAGCCTCAACGAGATTTACAGTCAGTCCTGCTCCGAACTTCTCCGTGAGGGGGCTAGGAGAATAACTGCTTACGTTAAAGTGGGCTTTGAGGACGCTCTCATAGCGTTCCAGATGTTTCTGGCTTCCCTTATGCACTACCTCCATGCCGGGGATTGCCTGGGCTTCTCCAGGGAACACTACCTGAAGAAGGTCATCTCTGCTGTAATACACCACCTCAAGCTCTCGGCCAGCGTATAA
- a CDS encoding hydrogenase 4 subunit D, producing MNGEIFLASALLPFLLLLLFKLEGRAADAVASTIIGIALLINAYGTYDFFQGGAEKVYHYAYASGGNLGEVLGLNVDVASVLMGFTSLLIAFLLVLYAADYMGPRNRAHPLEGGKGKFYAFFGLLTGASMVFIYSTNLVQFIVALELMAIALLYLVDFYGDARGKALKGFLVLNLAVLLMVIATAILGNGQELAKMGSLAQSTKDTAFTLLIFAALTMSSQLFFYSWLPDATAGPVPASAYVHAASIVPLGSFMLFRVIQYMNPGKDDFWLLGLLTVALIVLMMIYYPLQRDGKRLIAYSTIAQAGVAYITLAYALLGHVEGLQIAVYQVVNHAFVKALAFMSVGVFAYSLGTTDFTMIKGIRKSLPWASIGWFLSFFGLAGVLPLGLFFSKAFTIMSTRHAQGIASWLFPGTVLFDAAIFLVVTLLWFREIFFGEPAPSTEVHSSKLMCAVMITLILIGIVAPWVTLDIVMKIGFVG from the coding sequence GTGAACGGAGAAATCTTCCTCGCATCGGCCCTGCTTCCTTTCCTGCTACTGTTACTCTTCAAACTTGAGGGCAGAGCCGCTGACGCAGTGGCCTCGACTATAATCGGCATTGCTCTCCTTATCAACGCCTACGGAACCTACGACTTCTTCCAGGGAGGGGCCGAGAAGGTCTACCATTACGCTTACGCCAGCGGGGGCAACCTCGGTGAGGTCCTCGGCCTCAACGTTGACGTCGCCTCAGTTCTCATGGGCTTCACGTCCCTGCTGATAGCGTTCCTGCTGGTTCTCTACGCGGCTGACTACATGGGACCAAGGAACAGAGCCCACCCGCTGGAAGGGGGGAAAGGTAAGTTCTACGCCTTCTTCGGCCTGCTGACGGGTGCTTCTATGGTCTTCATATACTCCACGAACTTAGTTCAGTTTATAGTGGCCTTGGAGCTTATGGCGATAGCGCTGCTCTACCTCGTGGACTTCTACGGGGACGCAAGGGGCAAAGCCCTCAAGGGCTTCCTCGTCCTCAACCTCGCGGTTCTCCTCATGGTAATCGCCACTGCGATCCTAGGAAACGGCCAGGAACTTGCCAAAATGGGTTCACTTGCCCAGTCAACCAAGGACACCGCCTTTACACTGCTCATATTCGCGGCGCTGACGATGAGCTCCCAGCTGTTCTTCTACTCCTGGCTTCCAGATGCCACGGCCGGCCCGGTTCCAGCTTCAGCGTACGTCCACGCCGCTTCCATAGTCCCGCTCGGGAGCTTCATGCTCTTCAGGGTTATCCAGTACATGAACCCGGGCAAGGACGACTTCTGGCTCCTCGGTCTCCTCACAGTCGCCCTCATCGTCCTGATGATGATCTACTACCCGCTCCAGAGGGACGGCAAGAGGCTCATAGCCTACTCAACCATAGCCCAGGCCGGAGTTGCGTACATAACTCTCGCCTACGCACTCCTTGGGCACGTTGAGGGCCTCCAGATAGCAGTTTACCAGGTCGTAAACCACGCCTTCGTCAAAGCCCTCGCGTTCATGAGCGTTGGCGTTTTCGCCTACTCCCTTGGAACCACGGACTTCACGATGATCAAGGGAATCAGAAAAAGCCTCCCATGGGCAAGCATTGGCTGGTTCCTCAGCTTCTTTGGACTGGCTGGAGTTCTGCCGCTCGGCTTGTTCTTCAGCAAGGCCTTCACCATCATGAGCACCAGGCACGCCCAGGGCATAGCCTCGTGGCTCTTCCCTGGAACGGTTCTCTTCGACGCGGCGATATTCCTCGTGGTGACTCTGCTGTGGTTCAGAGAGATATTCTTTGGAGAACCGGCACCATCAACCGAAGTCCACTCCTCCAAGCTCATGTGCGCAGTAATGATAACACTCATCCTCATAGGCATAGTCGCCCCCTGGGTCACCCTGGACATAGTGATGAAGATAGGTTTCGTGGGGTGA
- the hypF gene encoding carbamoyltransferase HypF, with amino-acid sequence MKAYHLHVQGIVQAVGFRPFVYRIAHEHNLKGYVKNLGDAGVEIVVEGREEDIEAFLRDLYRKKPPLARIDNVEKREIPPQGFPEFYIERSSKGGKGGDSIIPPDIAICDDCLRELFDPTNKRYMYPFIVCTNCGPRFTIIEDLPYDRENTTMREFPMCDFCRSEYEDPLNRRYHAEPTACPVCGPSYRLYTSDGEELTGDPLRKAAELIDKGYIVAIKGIGGIHLACDATNEEVVAELRRRTFRPQKPFAIMADSLETVKSFAYVSREEEEELTSYRRPIITLRKKEPFPLPENLAPGLHTIGVMLPYAGTHYILFHWSKTKVYVMTSANYPGMPMVKDNERAFEELKEMADYLLLHNRKILNRADDSVVRFVDGKRAVIRRSRGFVPLPVEIPFDYRGLAVGAELMNAFGVAKNGKVYPSQYIGNTGKLEVLEFMREAIAHFRKILRVKDFDLIISDLHPGYNTTKLAMELANELDVELLQVQHHYAHIASVLAEKNLESAVGIALDGVGYGTDGNVWGGEVLYLSYEDVERLAHIDYYPLPGGDLASYYPLRALMGILSKVYSIEELGEIIGHCCPKAAESLKYGKVEFSVILNQLAKGVNTAYASSTGRVLDSLAVLLNVAYRRHYEGEPAMKLESFAMKGKNDLKFEVPVEGEVIKVEELFLQALDAIEKASPADIAYSAHLALARAFANVAIDKAKEFGVKDVAISGGVAYNELIVKTIRKAVEASGLRFQVTTEVPRGDNGINVGQAFLGGLYLEGYLSREDLTL; translated from the coding sequence ATGAAGGCGTACCACCTTCACGTTCAGGGAATAGTCCAGGCCGTTGGATTCAGGCCCTTCGTTTACAGAATAGCTCACGAGCACAACCTCAAGGGCTACGTCAAGAACCTCGGAGATGCGGGAGTTGAGATAGTGGTTGAGGGCAGGGAAGAGGATATAGAGGCCTTTCTCAGGGACCTATACCGCAAGAAGCCGCCGCTCGCGAGGATCGATAATGTTGAGAAGAGGGAAATCCCGCCCCAGGGTTTCCCGGAATTCTACATCGAGAGAAGCTCGAAGGGTGGAAAGGGAGGCGACTCCATAATCCCGCCCGACATAGCTATATGCGACGACTGCCTGAGGGAGCTTTTTGACCCAACAAACAAGCGCTACATGTATCCGTTCATCGTCTGCACCAACTGCGGGCCAAGGTTCACGATAATTGAAGACCTCCCCTACGATCGCGAGAACACGACCATGAGAGAGTTCCCCATGTGCGACTTCTGCAGGAGCGAGTACGAAGACCCTCTCAACAGGCGCTATCATGCCGAGCCGACGGCCTGTCCCGTCTGCGGGCCGAGTTACCGCTTATACACGAGCGATGGAGAAGAGTTAACAGGCGACCCGCTGAGGAAGGCGGCCGAGCTTATAGACAAAGGCTACATAGTGGCCATTAAAGGCATCGGTGGGATTCATTTAGCGTGCGACGCAACCAACGAAGAGGTAGTAGCTGAACTCAGGAGGAGAACCTTCAGGCCACAGAAGCCCTTCGCGATAATGGCCGACTCCCTTGAGACTGTTAAGAGCTTCGCCTACGTGAGCAGGGAAGAGGAAGAAGAACTAACCAGCTACAGGAGGCCGATAATAACGCTCCGCAAGAAGGAACCCTTCCCCCTGCCCGAGAACCTCGCGCCGGGGCTCCACACCATCGGAGTCATGCTCCCCTACGCGGGAACACATTACATACTCTTCCACTGGAGCAAGACTAAAGTCTACGTGATGACCTCAGCGAACTACCCCGGAATGCCCATGGTCAAGGACAACGAGAGGGCCTTCGAGGAGCTTAAAGAGATGGCCGACTACCTTCTCCTGCACAACAGGAAGATACTCAACAGGGCGGACGACAGCGTTGTTCGCTTTGTGGACGGGAAGAGGGCCGTGATAAGGAGGAGCAGGGGCTTTGTGCCGTTGCCGGTAGAGATTCCCTTCGATTACCGCGGTTTGGCCGTTGGGGCAGAGCTGATGAATGCATTTGGCGTTGCAAAGAACGGAAAGGTTTACCCGAGCCAGTACATAGGCAACACCGGGAAGCTCGAAGTCCTTGAGTTCATGCGCGAGGCAATAGCGCACTTCAGGAAGATTCTCCGCGTCAAGGACTTTGACTTAATCATCTCCGACCTCCACCCGGGCTACAACACGACGAAGCTGGCTATGGAGCTGGCTAACGAGCTTGACGTTGAGCTCCTCCAGGTTCAGCACCACTACGCCCACATAGCGAGCGTTCTGGCGGAGAAGAACCTTGAATCGGCAGTTGGGATTGCCCTCGACGGAGTTGGCTACGGAACTGACGGAAACGTCTGGGGCGGTGAGGTTCTCTATCTGAGTTATGAGGACGTCGAAAGGCTGGCCCACATAGATTACTACCCGCTCCCCGGCGGGGATTTAGCGAGCTACTACCCGCTGAGGGCGTTGATGGGGATTCTGAGCAAGGTCTACTCAATCGAGGAGCTTGGGGAGATAATAGGGCACTGCTGTCCCAAAGCTGCCGAGAGCCTCAAGTACGGAAAGGTCGAGTTCAGCGTTATCCTCAACCAGCTCGCCAAGGGCGTAAACACGGCCTATGCCTCCTCGACTGGGAGGGTTCTAGATTCCTTAGCGGTTCTGCTCAACGTCGCCTACAGGAGGCACTACGAGGGCGAACCGGCGATGAAGCTTGAGAGCTTTGCGATGAAGGGCAAGAACGACCTGAAGTTCGAAGTTCCCGTCGAGGGCGAGGTGATAAAGGTGGAAGAGCTGTTCCTTCAAGCCCTTGATGCAATCGAGAAAGCGTCTCCGGCGGACATAGCGTATTCAGCCCACCTGGCTCTCGCGAGGGCCTTCGCGAACGTTGCCATAGATAAAGCCAAGGAGTTCGGCGTGAAGGACGTTGCCATAAGCGGCGGCGTAGCCTACAACGAGCTCATCGTGAAGACAATAAGAAAGGCTGTTGAAGCATCTGGACTGAGGTTTCAAGTTACGACAGAAGTTCCGCGCGGAGACAACGGGATAAACGTCGGCCAGGCCTTCCTCGGTGGCCTCTACCTTGAGGGCTACCTGAGCAGAGAGGATTTGACACTATAA
- a CDS encoding nucleotidyltransferase domain-containing protein has product MPVIPRDELLEILREVKGKLKEILGDDLVEVILFGSYARGEARDGSDVDVLLVTRRRLSLEEHDKLNEITEKYVLEKGIIISLIVYPLSPRMEHDPLIQTVHVEGIKV; this is encoded by the coding sequence ATGCCTGTCATTCCAAGGGACGAACTCCTCGAAATCCTGAGGGAGGTCAAGGGAAAGCTGAAGGAGATACTCGGCGATGACCTAGTCGAGGTCATACTCTTCGGTTCATACGCAAGGGGAGAGGCGAGGGATGGAAGCGACGTTGACGTTCTGCTAGTAACCAGGAGACGTTTGAGCCTTGAGGAACACGATAAACTAAACGAGATTACTGAAAAGTACGTCCTGGAGAAGGGCATCATTATTTCCCTCATCGTCTATCCGCTGAGTCCCAGAATGGAACACGACCCGCTGATCCAGACCGTCCACGTGGAGGGAATAAAGGTATGA
- a CDS encoding HypC/HybG/HupF family hydrogenase formation chaperone — MALMLAGRVVEVRGNKAIVDVEGQLKEAKLDFISDVKPGDYVTIYYGIVLEKVSEEEARETLEHCSYHKGAKVEMKFSLVENLRF; from the coding sequence ATGGCCCTGATGTTAGCAGGCAGGGTCGTTGAGGTCAGGGGCAACAAGGCTATAGTCGATGTCGAAGGTCAGCTCAAGGAAGCTAAGCTCGACTTTATAAGCGATGTCAAGCCAGGCGACTATGTTACAATATACTACGGCATAGTCCTTGAGAAGGTGAGCGAAGAAGAGGCCAGGGAAACGCTGGAGCACTGCTCCTACCACAAGGGAGCAAAGGTCGAGATGAAGTTCTCGCTGGTTGAAAACCTGAGGTTTTAG
- the hypD gene encoding hydrogenase formation protein HypD — MTVEEVVQPYRDKRIAQKLVEKIKEEAKTLDGEIRIMHVCGTHEDTITRSGIRSLLPENVKVVSGPGCPVCITPVEDIVAMQLIMKKAREEGEEIILTTFGDMYKIPTPMGSFADLKSEGFDVRIVYSIFDTYRIAKENPDKTVVHFSPGFETTTAPTAGMINAVINEGLENFKIYSVHRLTPQGIEVLIKQKSRIDALIDAGHVSTIIGVKGWEFLSEKYGIPQVVAGFEPNDVLIAILLLIRMYKEGDARVVNEYKRAVRYEGNVVAQRLINKYFKVVDAKWRALGVFPGTGLELRDEWKELDIKNLYKVEVPKNLPDLEKGCLCGAVLRGLALPTDCPHFGKTCTPRHPVGPCMVSYEGTCQIFYKYGVLF, encoded by the coding sequence ATGACTGTTGAGGAAGTCGTCCAGCCCTACAGGGATAAGAGGATAGCCCAAAAGCTCGTGGAGAAAATCAAAGAAGAGGCAAAGACCTTAGACGGCGAGATAAGGATAATGCACGTCTGCGGCACTCATGAAGATACCATAACCCGCTCGGGAATACGCTCCCTTTTGCCCGAGAACGTTAAGGTCGTGAGCGGGCCCGGCTGTCCCGTCTGTATCACCCCCGTCGAGGACATAGTGGCTATGCAGCTCATCATGAAGAAAGCAAGGGAAGAGGGCGAGGAGATAATCCTGACCACCTTCGGGGACATGTACAAGATTCCGACACCTATGGGGAGCTTCGCCGACCTAAAGAGCGAGGGCTTTGACGTGAGAATAGTTTACTCCATCTTCGACACCTACAGGATAGCGAAGGAGAACCCTGACAAGACCGTCGTCCACTTCAGCCCGGGCTTCGAAACCACAACCGCGCCAACGGCAGGGATGATAAACGCCGTCATAAACGAGGGTCTTGAGAACTTCAAGATATATTCCGTCCACAGGCTCACGCCCCAGGGAATAGAGGTCCTCATAAAGCAGAAGAGCAGGATAGATGCGCTCATAGATGCCGGCCACGTTTCGACGATAATCGGCGTTAAGGGCTGGGAGTTCCTGAGCGAGAAGTATGGAATCCCGCAGGTCGTAGCGGGCTTCGAGCCGAACGACGTTCTAATAGCCATCCTCCTCTTAATCAGAATGTACAAGGAAGGCGACGCGCGAGTGGTGAACGAGTACAAGAGGGCAGTTAGGTACGAGGGAAACGTGGTCGCGCAGAGGCTTATAAACAAGTACTTCAAGGTCGTGGATGCCAAGTGGCGCGCCTTAGGTGTCTTCCCGGGGACGGGCCTTGAACTGAGAGACGAGTGGAAGGAACTCGACATCAAGAACCTCTACAAGGTTGAGGTGCCGAAGAACCTGCCCGACCTCGAAAAGGGCTGTCTCTGCGGTGCAGTGCTGAGGGGACTGGCGCTCCCAACCGACTGCCCGCACTTCGGCAAGACCTGCACGCCGAGGCATCCCGTTGGCCCGTGCATGGTGTCCTACGAGGGAACCTGCCAGATATTCTACAAGTACGGCGTCTTGTTCTAA